The following are encoded in a window of Algiphilus aromaticivorans DG1253 genomic DNA:
- a CDS encoding MoaD/ThiS family protein, with protein MQILVECYGVFESLCGGAELRLDVAGDSPDVAAALDALAARVPAAEPHLARTAVARGDALIAREDALQAGDRLALIPPVSGGSATPWPAGPAL; from the coding sequence ATGCAGATTCTTGTCGAGTGTTACGGCGTTTTCGAAAGCTTGTGCGGCGGCGCCGAGCTGCGCCTCGACGTCGCCGGCGACAGCCCCGACGTGGCGGCCGCGCTCGACGCGCTGGCCGCGCGCGTGCCGGCGGCCGAGCCGCATCTGGCGCGAACGGCCGTGGCGCGTGGCGACGCGCTGATCGCGCGCGAGGACGCGCTGCAGGCGGGAGATCGGCTGGCGCTGATTCCGCCGGTCAGCGGCGGGAGTGCGACCCCTTGGCCAGCGGGTCCTGCGCTGTAG
- a CDS encoding DUF6494 family protein — protein sequence MDEDRFNHSLRSFLKQVGVTSQRELEKAARAAADKGALPAGGLPVTMTLRCEALGVEHVVEAKLDTD from the coding sequence ATGGACGAGGACCGCTTCAACCACAGCCTGCGAAGCTTTCTCAAGCAGGTGGGCGTGACCTCCCAGCGCGAGCTGGAGAAGGCCGCGCGCGCTGCCGCCGACAAGGGCGCGCTGCCCGCCGGCGGGCTACCCGTGACGATGACGCTGCGCTGCGAGGCGCTCGGCGTCGAGCACGTCGTCGAGGCAAAGCTCGACACCGACTGA
- the moeA gene encoding molybdopterin molybdotransferase MoeA → MKQEEVAGCGGGHDSPGLALDEARARILEAVAPLAETERLPLPEALHRVLAEPVTAGVDVPAHTNSAMDGYALRAADIPDKGTKLRLIGDSFAGHPFDGRVDVGQCVRIMTGAVLPAGADAVVMQERTEADGETVVFHDAPKPGSNVREAGEDLARGDTVLSPGHWLRPADLGVLASVGTAEVAVHRRPRVAFFSTGDELQPVGTALDAGEIHDSNRYTIRAMLEELGVTLVDLGIVRDTTEALEAAFDAAAGCDAIISSGGVSVGAADYVLEVLRQRGDVGFWQVNIKPGRPLAFGRVGDAHFFGLPGNPVSVMVTFLQMVRPALVKLSGGRPAPPLRVRLPLAGPIRKKPGRAEFQRARLVDGGTAVEPLGHQGSGVLRSMSAADCFVFLEADTGDVAAGEEVPVEPFAQPVWNG, encoded by the coding sequence GTGAAACAAGAAGAAGTCGCAGGCTGCGGCGGCGGTCACGACAGTCCTGGCCTGGCGCTGGACGAGGCGCGCGCCCGCATCCTGGAGGCTGTCGCGCCGCTGGCCGAGACCGAGCGCCTGCCGCTGCCCGAGGCCCTGCACCGCGTGCTGGCCGAGCCGGTCACGGCCGGCGTCGATGTGCCGGCGCACACCAACTCGGCCATGGACGGCTACGCGCTGCGCGCGGCCGACATCCCCGACAAGGGCACGAAGCTGCGGCTGATCGGCGACAGCTTCGCCGGGCATCCCTTCGACGGCCGCGTCGATGTGGGCCAGTGCGTGCGCATCATGACCGGCGCGGTGCTGCCCGCCGGCGCCGATGCCGTGGTCATGCAGGAGCGCACCGAAGCCGACGGCGAGACGGTGGTCTTCCATGACGCGCCCAAACCCGGCAGCAATGTGCGCGAGGCCGGCGAGGATCTCGCGCGCGGCGATACGGTGCTGTCACCCGGCCACTGGCTGCGCCCGGCTGACCTGGGCGTGCTGGCGTCGGTGGGCACGGCCGAGGTCGCGGTGCATCGGCGGCCGCGCGTTGCCTTCTTCTCCACCGGTGACGAGCTGCAGCCGGTGGGCACGGCGCTGGATGCCGGCGAGATTCACGACAGCAATCGCTACACGATCCGCGCCATGCTGGAAGAGCTGGGCGTGACGCTGGTCGATCTCGGCATCGTCCGCGATACCACCGAGGCGCTGGAGGCGGCCTTCGACGCCGCCGCCGGCTGCGACGCCATCATCAGCAGCGGTGGCGTCTCGGTAGGCGCGGCCGATTACGTGCTGGAGGTGCTGCGCCAGCGCGGCGATGTCGGTTTCTGGCAGGTCAACATCAAGCCCGGCCGGCCGCTGGCCTTCGGCCGCGTCGGCGATGCGCACTTCTTCGGCCTGCCCGGCAATCCGGTGTCGGTGATGGTGACCTTCCTGCAGATGGTGCGGCCGGCGCTGGTCAAGCTTTCCGGCGGCCGGCCGGCGCCACCGCTGCGCGTGCGCCTGCCGCTGGCTGGGCCCATCCGCAAGAAGCCGGGCCGCGCCGAGTTCCAGCGCGCGCGCCTGGTCGACGGTGGCACGGCGGTCGAGCCGCTGGGCCATCAGGGCTCGGGCGTGCTGCGTTCGATGAGCGCGGCCGACTGCTTCGTCTTCCTCGAAGCTGATACCGGCGATGTGGCTGCCGGCGAGGAGGTGCCCGTGGAGCCCTTCGCCCAGCCGGTCTGGAACGGCTGA
- the mobA gene encoding molybdenum cofactor guanylyltransferase MobA — translation MPERAAITGAVLSGGAGSRMGGIDKGLLELAGRPLAAHVLDALRAQTAAQLVNANRSLDAYRALGAPVVTDSGWGGEVYPGPLAGIHAVLAAADTEWVLCAPCDAPLLPTDLALHLGMAVEAQSADIAVVEAEGRLHPVHALIRRALVDDLAAAIGDGERKVMAWYRRHRWVAVDFGAAADPFANINTPEELQALASAMENAS, via the coding sequence ATGCCTGAGCGCGCTGCCATCACCGGCGCGGTGCTTTCCGGTGGCGCCGGCAGCCGCATGGGCGGCATCGACAAGGGCCTGCTGGAGCTGGCCGGCCGCCCGCTGGCCGCGCATGTGTTGGACGCGCTGCGCGCGCAGACGGCCGCGCAGCTGGTCAACGCCAATCGCTCGCTCGACGCCTACCGTGCCCTGGGCGCGCCGGTGGTGACCGACAGCGGCTGGGGTGGCGAGGTCTATCCCGGCCCGCTGGCCGGCATCCACGCCGTGCTCGCCGCTGCCGACACCGAATGGGTGCTGTGCGCCCCCTGCGACGCGCCACTGCTGCCCACCGATCTGGCGCTGCATCTGGGCATGGCCGTCGAGGCGCAGAGCGCCGACATCGCCGTCGTCGAGGCCGAGGGCCGGCTGCATCCGGTGCACGCGCTGATCCGGCGCGCGCTGGTCGACGATCTCGCGGCGGCCATCGGAGACGGTGAGCGCAAGGTCATGGCCTGGTACCGGCGCCATCGCTGGGTCGCCGTCGACTTCGGCGCCGCCGCCGATCCTTTCGCCAACATCAATACGCCGGAGGAGCTGCAAGCGCTGGCCTCGGCCATGGAGAACGCATCGTGA
- the moeB gene encoding molybdopterin-synthase adenylyltransferase MoeB, with translation MGVEQHLEALRQRIAEVSPQEARELQQQGVRLIDIRETDELLQGSPEGAAQLTRGYLELRIADLAPDAEQPLLLLCGGGSRSLLAADDLTRLGYADVRSVAGGFNRWKDEGLPWVLPELVDTGARQRYARQIVLPELGDAGQAKLGRARVLLIGAGGLGSPAALYLAAAGVGTLGLVDHDRVDRSNLHRQVLHRDDRVGQAKVDSARATLEALNPQITVLTHDLRLSADNVESVLVDYDIVVDGSDNFPTRYLVNDACIKLGLPNVYGAVQGFEGQVAVFGAGGQPCYRCLFAEPPDPALAPPCSEAGVLGVVPGIIGLLQALEVLKLIIGFGEPLTGRLMLFDARRSRARILNLVADPDCAYCAPGRDFPGYIDYEHFCSGAAAPTDA, from the coding sequence ATGGGCGTCGAGCAGCATCTGGAGGCGCTGCGCCAGCGCATCGCCGAGGTTTCGCCACAGGAAGCGCGCGAGCTGCAGCAGCAGGGCGTCCGTCTTATAGATATCCGAGAGACCGACGAGCTTCTGCAGGGCAGTCCCGAGGGTGCTGCTCAGCTCACGCGTGGCTATCTGGAGTTGCGCATCGCCGACCTCGCCCCCGACGCCGAGCAGCCATTGCTGCTGCTTTGTGGCGGCGGCAGCCGCTCTCTGCTGGCGGCCGACGATCTGACGCGGCTGGGCTACGCCGATGTGCGCTCGGTGGCGGGCGGCTTCAACCGCTGGAAGGACGAGGGCCTGCCCTGGGTGTTGCCCGAGCTGGTCGACACCGGCGCGCGGCAGCGCTATGCGCGCCAGATCGTGCTGCCCGAGTTGGGCGATGCCGGCCAGGCCAAGCTGGGTCGGGCGCGCGTACTGCTCATCGGCGCCGGCGGGCTGGGCTCGCCGGCGGCGCTGTATCTCGCCGCGGCCGGCGTCGGCACGCTGGGGCTGGTGGATCATGATCGTGTCGACCGCAGCAATCTGCACCGGCAGGTGCTGCACCGCGACGACCGCGTCGGCCAGGCCAAGGTGGATTCGGCGCGCGCCACGTTGGAGGCGCTGAACCCGCAGATCACGGTCCTTACCCATGACTTGCGGCTGTCCGCCGACAACGTCGAGTCGGTGCTCGTCGACTACGACATCGTCGTCGACGGCTCCGACAACTTCCCGACGCGCTATCTGGTGAACGACGCCTGCATCAAGCTCGGCCTGCCCAATGTCTATGGCGCCGTGCAGGGTTTCGAGGGGCAGGTCGCGGTCTTCGGCGCCGGCGGCCAGCCCTGCTATCGCTGCCTCTTCGCCGAGCCGCCCGATCCGGCGCTGGCGCCGCCCTGCAGCGAGGCCGGCGTGCTGGGTGTGGTGCCCGGCATCATCGGGCTGCTGCAGGCGCTGGAGGTGCTCAAGCTCATCATCGGCTTCGGCGAGCCACTGACCGGCCGGCTGATGCTCTTCGACGCCCGCCGCAGCCGCGCGCGCATTCTCAATCTGGTGGCCGACCCGGATTGCGCCTACTGCGCGCCGGGCCGCGATTTCCCCGGCTACATCGACTACGAGCACTTCTGCAGCGGCGCGGCCGCCCCGACCGATGCCTGA
- a CDS encoding MoaD/ThiS family protein — protein sequence MAQIRIELPEALQPLAGDTPTVAAEGATVGEALGALRPRHELLVNRVLHRGGGMRPHVNLYLNERDLRAAQGLDTPLAEGDVLLVVASVSGG from the coding sequence ATGGCGCAGATTCGTATCGAGCTTCCCGAAGCGCTGCAGCCGCTGGCCGGCGACACGCCGACCGTGGCCGCCGAAGGCGCGACGGTGGGTGAGGCGCTGGGTGCGCTGCGGCCGCGGCACGAGCTGCTGGTCAACCGCGTGCTGCATCGCGGCGGGGGCATGCGCCCGCACGTCAATCTCTATCTCAACGAGCGCGACCTGCGCGCCGCCCAGGGGCTGGACACGCCGCTCGCCGAGGGCGACGTGCTGCTGGTCGTGGCCTCGGTGTCGGGCGGCTAG
- the yqeC gene encoding selenium cofactor biosynthesis protein YqeC produces MTLTEALGLRGGIVAAVGAGGKKSLLLALARELPGRVAWTATAHTAPPPRAAGIRMQVAATETLIALAVAVRGAGTFGFAQPSDKPGRLAGLAPADVDRLHAAGGFDTTLVKADGARMRGIKAPRADEPLLPPGTACVLVLVSAGVIGQPLDDKHVHRPEQLAALLEMQPGEVLTAAHVGALLAANNGGLQHTAGMRVVPVINQVDDAPRREAAEAAARAALAAGPRLERVVLTRLRGGEDDAPLVGVITRQAL; encoded by the coding sequence ATGACGCTGACCGAGGCGCTGGGCCTGCGCGGCGGCATCGTCGCCGCCGTCGGCGCCGGTGGCAAGAAGAGCCTGCTGCTGGCGCTGGCGCGCGAGTTGCCGGGTCGGGTCGCCTGGACCGCGACGGCGCATACCGCGCCCCCGCCGCGCGCCGCCGGCATCCGCATGCAGGTCGCCGCCACCGAGACGCTGATCGCGCTGGCGGTGGCCGTGCGGGGCGCAGGCACCTTCGGCTTCGCGCAGCCCTCCGACAAGCCGGGCCGGCTGGCCGGGCTGGCGCCGGCCGATGTCGACCGGCTGCACGCCGCCGGTGGTTTCGACACGACACTGGTCAAGGCCGACGGCGCGCGCATGCGCGGCATCAAGGCGCCCAGGGCCGATGAGCCGCTGCTGCCGCCGGGAACGGCCTGCGTGCTGGTGCTGGTCTCGGCCGGCGTCATCGGCCAGCCGCTGGACGACAAGCACGTGCATCGCCCCGAGCAGTTGGCGGCGTTGCTGGAGATGCAGCCGGGGGAGGTGCTCACCGCCGCGCATGTCGGTGCGCTGCTGGCGGCGAACAACGGCGGCCTGCAGCACACCGCGGGCATGCGTGTGGTGCCGGTTATCAATCAGGTGGATGACGCGCCGCGGCGCGAAGCCGCGGAAGCCGCTGCGCGCGCTGCGCTGGCGGCCGGCCCGCGGCTGGAGCGCGTGGTGCTGACCCGCCTGCGCGGGGGCGAGGACGATGCGCCCTTGGTCGGGGTCATCACACGGCAGGCGCTGTGA
- a CDS encoding WD40/YVTN/BNR-like repeat-containing protein, whose protein sequence is MKLAEIAVLIGTRKGLFVARANPKREQFALEGPYLAGYEIQRAFLDPRHGGTVAYAAAHHPVWGIHIYRSTDAGRSWHSLAEVPRHGDDDTADSLRTIWSLAPGPAESPDTIYAGIEPPGLFVSTDRGEGWRRLDAFHTQPAAEHWHPAKGGCAVHSIHVHGQRLYCALAAGGVYRSDDAGASWQACNKGVRAPYLPEAEPVAGHNDHTLRMHPADPDRLYRQSHTGTWRSDDGGRSWVEITEGLPSDFGYALAIDPVDPDVLFTIPEDSSDFRATVDGRLRVYRTRDAGAHWQALTEGLPQRHCYVTVLRDGLAGDGLDPLGLYFGTSSGHVFHSRDRGDHWLPLPAILPPVLSVDAGSVAR, encoded by the coding sequence ATGAAGCTCGCCGAAATCGCCGTGCTGATCGGAACGCGCAAGGGCCTCTTCGTCGCGCGCGCCAACCCCAAGCGCGAGCAGTTCGCGCTGGAGGGGCCGTATCTGGCCGGGTACGAGATTCAGCGCGCCTTTCTGGATCCGCGCCATGGCGGCACGGTCGCTTATGCGGCGGCGCATCACCCGGTGTGGGGCATTCACATCTATCGCAGCACGGATGCCGGCCGCAGCTGGCATTCGCTCGCCGAGGTGCCGCGCCACGGCGACGACGACACGGCCGACAGCCTGCGCACGATCTGGAGCCTGGCGCCCGGACCGGCGGAGTCGCCGGACACGATCTATGCGGGTATCGAACCGCCCGGCCTCTTCGTCTCCACCGATCGCGGCGAAGGGTGGCGGCGACTCGACGCCTTCCATACCCAGCCCGCGGCCGAGCACTGGCATCCGGCCAAGGGCGGCTGCGCGGTGCATTCCATCCATGTGCACGGTCAGCGTCTCTATTGCGCGTTGGCGGCCGGCGGTGTCTATCGCTCCGATGATGCCGGTGCGAGTTGGCAGGCCTGCAACAAGGGGGTGCGCGCGCCCTATCTGCCCGAGGCCGAGCCAGTGGCTGGCCACAACGACCACACGCTGCGCATGCATCCGGCCGATCCGGATCGGCTCTACCGCCAGAGTCACACCGGCACCTGGCGCTCGGATGACGGCGGGCGCTCCTGGGTCGAGATCACCGAGGGCCTGCCCAGCGACTTCGGCTACGCGCTGGCCATCGACCCCGTTGACCCCGACGTGCTGTTCACCATCCCGGAGGATTCCAGCGATTTCCGCGCCACGGTCGACGGGCGGCTGCGCGTCTATCGCACGCGGGATGCCGGCGCGCACTGGCAGGCGCTGACTGAGGGGCTGCCGCAGCGCCACTGCTACGTGACGGTGCTGCGCGACGGTCTTGCCGGCGACGGCCTCGATCCGCTCGGCCTGTATTTCGGCACTTCCAGCGGCCATGTCTTCCACAGCCGCGATCGTGGCGACCACTGGTTGCCGTTGCCGGCCATCCTGCCGCCGGTGCTCAGCGTCGACGCCGGCTCGGTCGCGCGATGA
- the apbC gene encoding iron-sulfur cluster carrier protein ApbC, producing the protein MSDTLRKQVEATINGYEDPVFDASLQSARELADLQIDGDRVQARLRCGFPTRRHGPELAAGIKAAVEALDGVTHADITVETVIAPRAAQQGVQRLKNVKNIIAISSAKGGVGKSTVAANLALALAAEGAAVGMLDADIYGPSQPRMLGVKGKPDSDGKSFEPMRSYNIESMSVGYLIDEEQPMVWRGPMVTQALQQLLNDTNWHDLDYLIVDMPPGTGDIQLTLSQRVPVSGAVIVTTPQDIATLDARKGLQMFNKVNVPVLGIVENMSIHVCSNCGHEEHLFGEGGGQRVAQDYGVPLLGALPLEIAIRENADSGRPSVVADPDGAAAQRFRQVALRMTAALALQARDYSAAFPDIVVEED; encoded by the coding sequence ATGAGCGATACGCTCCGCAAGCAGGTCGAGGCCACCATCAACGGCTACGAGGATCCCGTCTTCGACGCGTCGCTACAGAGCGCGCGCGAGCTGGCGGATCTGCAGATCGACGGCGACCGCGTGCAGGCGCGCCTGCGCTGCGGCTTTCCCACGCGCCGGCACGGGCCGGAGCTGGCCGCCGGCATCAAGGCCGCCGTCGAGGCACTGGACGGCGTGACACATGCCGACATCACGGTGGAGACCGTCATTGCGCCGCGCGCCGCCCAGCAGGGCGTGCAGCGTCTCAAGAACGTCAAGAACATCATCGCCATCTCCTCGGCCAAGGGCGGTGTCGGTAAGTCCACCGTCGCCGCGAATCTGGCGCTGGCGCTGGCCGCCGAGGGCGCGGCCGTGGGCATGCTCGACGCCGACATCTACGGCCCCAGCCAGCCGCGCATGCTGGGCGTCAAGGGCAAGCCGGACTCCGACGGCAAGAGCTTCGAGCCCATGCGCAGCTACAACATCGAGTCGATGTCGGTGGGCTATCTCATCGACGAGGAGCAGCCCATGGTCTGGCGCGGGCCGATGGTCACCCAGGCGCTGCAGCAGCTGCTCAACGACACCAACTGGCACGACCTCGACTATCTCATCGTCGACATGCCGCCGGGCACCGGCGACATCCAGCTGACGCTGTCGCAGCGCGTGCCCGTCTCCGGCGCGGTCATCGTCACGACCCCGCAGGACATCGCCACCCTCGACGCGCGCAAGGGTCTGCAGATGTTCAACAAGGTCAATGTGCCGGTGCTGGGCATCGTCGAGAACATGAGCATCCACGTCTGCTCGAACTGCGGGCACGAGGAGCACCTCTTCGGCGAAGGCGGCGGCCAGCGCGTGGCGCAGGACTACGGCGTGCCGCTGCTGGGCGCGCTGCCGCTGGAGATCGCCATCCGCGAGAACGCCGACAGCGGCCGTCCCAGCGTCGTCGCCGATCCGGACGGCGCGGCCGCCCAGCGCTTCCGCCAGGTTGCGCTGCGCATGACCGCCGCGCTGGCGTTGCAGGCGCGCGACTACAGTGCCGCCTTCCCCGATATCGTGGTGGAAGAGGACTGA
- a CDS encoding DUF3305 domain-containing protein, with product MDKHPRRCLSLLLQYSGRGWQLMGAVPEPEGAPVGPVRELVRDAADARLVRWSGFPLQLHPDGCDDYWFNVTSRQPLLFVMCQPGDDGEPLPVGVSADQEDGVAASEVEGIVFETPMPPPLVLWVRDYVAAYWQPGPRKNKRKPQEAGQ from the coding sequence ATGGACAAGCACCCGCGCCGCTGCCTCAGCCTGCTGTTGCAATACAGCGGCCGCGGCTGGCAGCTGATGGGTGCCGTGCCAGAGCCCGAGGGCGCGCCCGTAGGCCCGGTGCGCGAGTTGGTCCGCGACGCCGCCGACGCGCGCCTGGTGCGCTGGAGCGGCTTTCCGCTGCAGCTGCACCCCGACGGCTGCGACGACTACTGGTTCAATGTCACCAGCCGCCAGCCGCTGCTCTTCGTTATGTGTCAGCCCGGCGACGACGGCGAGCCCCTTCCCGTAGGCGTCAGCGCCGATCAGGAGGACGGCGTGGCCGCCAGCGAGGTCGAGGGCATCGTCTTCGAAACCCCCATGCCACCGCCGCTCGTTCTGTGGGTGCGCGACTACGTCGCCGCCTACTGGCAGCCCGGCCCGCGCAAGAACAAGCGCAAGCCGCAGGAGGCCGGACAGTGA
- a CDS encoding DUF3306 domain-containing protein has translation MSEQRDYEESFLARWSRRKLGQQEDDAEAGERALSEGAEPEPPAEEAAQPEPPGDADMPPLESVDAGGSVEPFFSPRVSSGLRRAALRRLFRRPELNVIDGLDDYAADYRHFTPLGDIVTADMRYHLERARAKLAEQLQADDAQQAEAAESKRPDNIDNDKETAAGPSDGGDNNDPERGSHEA, from the coding sequence GTGAGCGAACAGCGCGATTACGAGGAAAGCTTTCTCGCACGCTGGTCGCGCCGCAAGCTCGGGCAGCAGGAGGACGACGCGGAGGCCGGGGAGCGCGCCCTGTCCGAAGGTGCCGAGCCGGAACCACCGGCCGAAGAGGCCGCGCAGCCTGAGCCACCCGGCGACGCCGACATGCCACCGCTGGAGAGCGTCGACGCCGGCGGCAGCGTCGAGCCCTTCTTCTCGCCGCGGGTCAGTAGCGGTCTGCGCCGGGCAGCGCTGCGCCGCCTGTTCCGGCGGCCCGAACTCAATGTCATCGACGGCCTCGACGACTACGCCGCGGACTACCGCCACTTCACCCCGCTGGGCGACATCGTCACCGCCGACATGCGCTACCACCTGGAGCGTGCGCGCGCCAAGCTGGCCGAGCAACTGCAGGCCGATGACGCGCAGCAAGCGGAGGCCGCCGAAAGCAAGCGGCCCGACAACATTGATAACGACAAGGAGACGGCCGCCGGCCCCTCCGATGGAGGCGACAACAATGACCCCGAGCGAGGCAGCCACGAGGCTTGA
- a CDS encoding 4Fe-4S binding protein, with protein MTPSEAATRLEPDTLPATGTAGEARRAALARLPPEPMPQSWVEYASRGALLIIGPADAAWPAATRLREELDCWVLATARPTEPPEAPPPAPTAWGTPMDCTGHLGAFALGISNESGALLTVGEAFGRERNDFDLILDLQATPAIGHEIPPPGYYRGRGADASERALAELPQMVGTFQKPKYFNYDPYICAHGARGLAGCRNCLDACATGAAISIGEKIEVDPYLCQGCGSCATSCPTGAIGYALPTAAELVDTLRRLIADYRAAAPEAPAPWLVFHGPEDGLAVLQAQAAGLPEHCLPVPIEDVGAVGPDAWLSALAFGAAGATMLTGAQPAARLAATTREQIDIATAVLEGLGDAHATRRLQLATDALAAPDELPPLVAQPATFGGLGSKREIMQRALAHLWEQAGQPAAAELPKGAPFGAIDVDREACTLCMACVSVCPASAVTGGGEEPKLLFREDRCVQCGLCATACPEDAIALQPRIDFAAHAEPAARVLNEEELLHCLDCGQAFATRKIVERMAEKLAGHWMFQDPAARERLYTCEECRVKRVLNDENAMAQQRER; from the coding sequence ATGACCCCGAGCGAGGCAGCCACGAGGCTTGAGCCCGACACCCTGCCGGCCACCGGCACTGCCGGCGAGGCGCGGCGCGCCGCACTGGCGCGCCTGCCGCCCGAGCCCATGCCGCAGTCCTGGGTGGAATACGCATCGCGCGGCGCGCTGCTCATCATCGGCCCGGCCGACGCAGCCTGGCCGGCGGCGACCCGCCTGCGCGAGGAACTCGACTGCTGGGTACTGGCGACCGCGCGTCCGACCGAGCCGCCAGAAGCCCCGCCACCGGCGCCCACCGCCTGGGGCACGCCCATGGATTGCACGGGGCATCTCGGCGCCTTCGCGCTGGGCATCAGCAACGAGAGCGGCGCCCTGCTGACAGTGGGCGAGGCCTTCGGCCGCGAGCGCAACGACTTCGACCTGATCCTGGATCTGCAGGCAACGCCGGCCATCGGCCACGAGATCCCGCCACCGGGCTACTACCGCGGCCGCGGTGCCGACGCGTCCGAGCGCGCGCTCGCCGAGCTGCCGCAGATGGTCGGCACCTTCCAGAAGCCGAAGTACTTCAACTACGACCCGTACATCTGCGCCCACGGCGCTCGCGGGCTGGCCGGCTGCCGCAACTGCCTGGATGCCTGCGCCACCGGCGCGGCCATCAGCATCGGCGAGAAGATCGAGGTCGACCCCTATCTCTGCCAGGGCTGCGGCAGCTGCGCGACGAGCTGCCCCACCGGTGCCATCGGCTACGCGCTGCCCACCGCCGCCGAGCTGGTCGACACGCTGCGCCGGCTGATCGCCGACTACCGCGCGGCCGCGCCGGAGGCGCCGGCGCCCTGGCTCGTCTTCCACGGCCCCGAGGACGGGCTGGCTGTGCTGCAGGCGCAGGCCGCCGGGCTGCCCGAGCACTGCCTGCCGGTGCCGATCGAGGATGTAGGTGCGGTCGGGCCGGACGCCTGGCTGTCCGCGCTGGCCTTCGGCGCGGCCGGCGCCACGATGCTGACCGGCGCGCAGCCGGCTGCCAGGCTGGCCGCGACCACGCGCGAGCAGATCGACATCGCCACGGCCGTGCTGGAAGGCCTCGGCGACGCGCATGCGACGCGGCGCCTGCAGCTCGCGACCGACGCGCTGGCGGCGCCGGACGAGTTGCCCCCGCTGGTCGCGCAGCCAGCCACCTTCGGCGGGCTCGGCAGCAAGCGCGAGATCATGCAGCGCGCGCTCGCCCACCTCTGGGAGCAGGCCGGCCAACCGGCGGCGGCCGAGCTGCCGAAGGGCGCGCCCTTCGGCGCCATCGACGTCGACCGCGAGGCCTGCACGCTGTGCATGGCCTGCGTGTCGGTGTGCCCGGCATCGGCCGTCACCGGCGGCGGCGAGGAGCCCAAGCTGCTCTTCCGCGAGGACCGCTGCGTGCAATGCGGCCTCTGCGCCACCGCCTGCCCCGAGGACGCCATTGCGCTGCAACCGCGCATCGACTTCGCCGCTCACGCCGAGCCAGCCGCGCGCGTGCTCAACGAGGAAGAACTGCTGCACTGCCTCGACTGCGGCCAGGCCTTCGCCACGCGCAAGATCGTCGAGCGCATGGCGGAAAAGCTGGCCGGCCACTGGATGTTCCAGGACCCCGCCGCCCGCGAGCGCCTCTACACCTGCGAGGAATGTCGCGTGAAGCGCGTGCTCAACGACGAGAACGCCATGGCGCAGCAGCGTGAGCGCTGA
- a CDS encoding TorD/DmsD family molecular chaperone yields the protein MRTVADRDALDATALQREAAEQARIDAYLLLAAMLRGAPAAQLLESLAAMSVDATEDAPPLALAWRYLRDAASTADLQGIDDEFHALLIGVGRGELLPYASWYLAGFLMDKPLVTLRRDLERLGIERSPGTREPEDHAAALCETMALLGESGSPTSAGDQQRFFESHLGSWMPRFFADMQTAESADFYRAVGRLGSAFMEMERTWLRLPA from the coding sequence ATGCGTACCGTGGCCGACCGGGATGCGCTCGACGCGACCGCGTTGCAGCGCGAGGCGGCAGAGCAGGCGCGGATTGATGCCTACCTGCTGCTCGCCGCCATGTTGCGCGGCGCACCGGCGGCCCAGTTGCTGGAAAGCCTCGCCGCGATGAGCGTCGACGCCACCGAAGACGCGCCCCCGCTGGCGCTGGCCTGGCGCTATCTGCGCGACGCGGCGAGCACCGCCGATCTCCAAGGCATCGACGACGAGTTCCACGCCCTGCTCATCGGCGTCGGCCGCGGCGAACTGCTGCCCTACGCCAGCTGGTATCTCGCCGGCTTTCTGATGGACAAGCCGCTGGTGACGCTGCGCCGCGATCTGGAGCGCCTCGGCATCGAACGCAGCCCCGGCACGCGGGAGCCGGAGGACCACGCCGCCGCGCTCTGCGAAACGATGGCGCTACTCGGCGAGTCCGGCAGCCCGACCAGCGCCGGCGATCAGCAACGTTTCTTCGAATCGCATCTGGGCTCCTGGATGCCGCGCTTCTTCGCGGACATGCAGACAGCCGAGAGCGCCGATTTCTACCGTGCCGTCGGCCGGCTGGGAAGCGCCTTCATGGAAATGGAGCGCACCTGGCTGCGACTACCGGCATGA